The sequence ATATGACGAGGTTCTTTAGATACAGAAGAAAAATTCTAGTTACAATGAAAGGCTGGAAATATACCaccaattttattattatcattattattattattatttatcaattttaatgttttaaaaaaattcattattttaatcgTGTTGATATCTTAAGTGTCGAATCCAATTTGTGGGACTTCGTAAAAAATACATTAAGCATGCACGCGCACGTATCAAATATGGTGTGTGCAAGCACACGGCGGTATTGGCAGCCTGTTTCTTGAAAATGTATCCGAATATGGCGCATGAGGACATGAGTACCGGGCGATAAGTGGAAGTGCTACCTACATCTTGATTAAAGTCTCGGCAATTTAGCTACGATGTCTTGTATTTCTCCATGGCCCGTGCACAGTGATGTGCATGTGCAGCTCATGGCTTGGTGAACTTCCTGCCCAGGTGAACATGGCATGCATATGCGGTTAGGGTTGCATATGATGCACAACGGCGGGTGTTAACATCCTCCCAAGTCGAACCATGAATTTCTTCCTCTAGTTTCATTCCATGATTTCTTATTCTATTATTCTTAACATTGTTTTATGCTATTCTTGTACTAGGGAAACTAGGAGGGCTTTTCTCTTCAAATATTTGAGGTTTTGTGGCTTGGTAGATTTCAAAACCTTAGTAAATGACTGAGCTCTTAGCTTTCATTTCGTCTTGTGTTGTTCAATGATTCTTTTATGCCTTGAAGCTCTTAGCTGTGACGACTGCAGTGATTAAGCAGACCTGGTGATTGGCTAATATTATTTCCTTTGTTAAGGCTTGACTTCTACTGCTACGCGAATATGTAAGCCAGTTTTGACAAGAGATGCATTGTATCTATTCAGTTGGTCATCTGTTACGCTCGACTTACAAGCAAACCTGCACTGCACCTATGTGGATGGTTCCTGCTTATGCTCCACTTTATATGCAACCCATTGGTCATCGCTATAGGACATCACAGAGGCGCCGTCTGGAATCGGAAAATTTGATTTGCGCGGAAAAACCACCGTTTTGTAGCAAAACGCACGCTGGGCTTCATGCTGTCCAGCAACAAGATCAGTAACAGGTTGGTACTCTACTTGGGCTTCATGCTGTCCAGCAACAAGATCAGTGACAGGTTGGTACTCTACTTGTGCAAATGAAAAATCCGGAGGGAGCAGATCCGGCAAATTGGCCGTCTCGTTTTCAGAAGAACATTTGACTCTTTTGGCATTAATATCAGTTTCTGGAGACAAAATGGGTAAAAATGAGTGCTTACGTGTACTAGAATCAATTTAGGATTACAATCAGAAAAGAAGCAGCAAATCATCATAGAACTAGAGATGCTATATCGCAAAATGAGTTTGTAAACTTTATGGTGACAAGTAAAGGTACAAGGAAAAAGAAATGAGTAATAGGTACAACTTGAACCGGTGACTTTAAGGAGATCGCACCACGAATTATAAGTAAAAAGAATTCGATGGAACCAAACAATGGTAATTTTAAAGGCCATAACAGCGAATTATAGGTAAAAAGAATTCAATGGAACCAAACAATGCTAATTTTTAAGGCCATAACAGCTGTAAGGAGGATGGATGGTGATCCTATGAGGGCAATTTTGAAGTTAGATTttctattaaaataaattattaaaatcttgTCCACCGCCAACCTTTttatgcatatacataaatatCCCGTTTGAAATTAAACCACGAGCATACACGGATGGAAGTACTCAAATTTTCTGAAATCACCTTCATTTGCCACAAATTCATCCCTTTTCATTGTTCCTGTGGGCAATGTACTCTGTGTAAGATTATCAGAAACAACACATTCCATGCTAGATGACGCCATTGAGCATTCTGTCACAAGGGATGCTGCAAAAAGATAACTGTTGAGACAATTTGTCACTAACAGCATTCATTTAAAACTACAATAGTCATAGAGGTCTAATATCAAAAATCAGTCTAACCAAATGGAGAAGCACATAATAAAACATTCAGCAATTGATCAGCAACGTAAATGCCAAAAAATTGTCAGGACATTCCTCGCAATGAGAAATGGAAGATaagattaaaacaaaaacaatcaaTCATTCTAGTAAATAGCTATGCATGATACCTTCCAGACACCAAAACCAAATCAACACCCAATTAGTTTCTTACTCTCTGTTAGAGCACAGTAAGCGACTGTGGCAGCATTCATCTCTGCATGCTTCTTGCTTCTGGCTTCGTCCCCACGAAATGTACTACTTCCTATCTCCACAATGGACAAAAATATAGGTCTGTGAGGTGGACCTGATCTGACAGTCATATAGGTTGGACAAAGAAGACCCCTCTTTTGTGCCAGTTCCTGTAGAAGGTTTTTGTACAAGCCTCCATCCTGatgttattttcaaattcataataaataacaaaattagcaacatgctaaaaaaaaataatcgaatatttattatttatttgcagCACTAGCCTCTTGAATCTTGTCAATTTGCAACATCTGACAAGCAACCTTTGCAGCCGCATGTTCAGCCTCCTTTAGCGTGGGAAAAAATT comes from Primulina huaijiensis isolate GDHJ02 chromosome 5, ASM1229523v2, whole genome shotgun sequence and encodes:
- the LOC140977306 gene encoding uncharacterized protein isoform X1; amino-acid sequence: MYKSKLQELCQRRSWNLPEYTTVKDGPDHVPRFKATTVVNGQRFETQAECKSAKAAQNSVAKMAYDHFNISTPSRVHVQRSPLADSPVIPSRVPACSSPAVPVPEMQAVAPVPQLPQIPVPVSPLPSSLPLPPSGLLPPNNSSLTKPVHKDMLQPNFGDTPQPSMIYGTPIGSSGTLHIYKNRLQQYAQKKDLSLPVYTCESEGPPHARHFKSRVSFDGKSYETMEFFPTLKEAEHAAAKVACQMLQIDKIQEDGGLYKNLLQELAQKRGLLCPTYMTVRSGPPHRPIFLSIVEIGSSTFRGDEARSKKHAEMNAATVAYCALTETSLVTECSMASSSMECVVSDNLTQSTLPTGTMKRDEFVANEETDINAKRVKCSSENETANLPDLLPPDFSFAQVEYQPVTDLVAGQHEAQVEYQPVTDLVAGQHEAQRAFCYKTVVFPRKSNFPIPDGASVMSYSDDQWVAYKVEHKQEPST
- the LOC140977306 gene encoding uncharacterized protein isoform X2, giving the protein MYKSKLQELCQRRSWNLPEYTTVKDGPDHVPRFKATTVVNGQRFETQAECKSAKAAQNSVAKMAYDHFNISTPSRVHVQRSPLADSPVIPSRVPACSSPAVPVPEMQAVAPVPQLPQIPVPVSPLPSSLPLPPSGLLPPNNSSLTKPVHKDMLQPNFGDTPQPSMIYGTPIGTLHIYKNRLQQYAQKKDLSLPVYTCESEGPPHARHFKSRVSFDGKSYETMEFFPTLKEAEHAAAKVACQMLQIDKIQEDGGLYKNLLQELAQKRGLLCPTYMTVRSGPPHRPIFLSIVEIGSSTFRGDEARSKKHAEMNAATVAYCALTETSLVTECSMASSSMECVVSDNLTQSTLPTGTMKRDEFVANEETDINAKRVKCSSENETANLPDLLPPDFSFAQVEYQPVTDLVAGQHEAQVEYQPVTDLVAGQHEAQRAFCYKTVVFPRKSNFPIPDGASVMSYSDDQWVAYKVEHKQEPST